In a genomic window of Gambusia affinis linkage group LG04, SWU_Gaff_1.0, whole genome shotgun sequence:
- the LOC122830344 gene encoding protein phosphatase 1 regulatory subunit 29-like, whose amino-acid sequence MAARQRLSFPSPSLLLPVLLPALLLLRLPAAVKGDCWLIEGDKGYVWLAICSQNQPPYETIPQHINSTVHDLRLNENKLKAVLFTSMYRFTNITDLNLTKNEINYIEDGAFAGQANLQVLQLGYNKLTNLTEGMLRGLGRMQCLFLQHNLIEVIATNAFWECPNLNSLDLSSNKLARLDPSTFTSLNRLMVCELAANPFHCGCELYSFLTWLEEFNNVTHTYDRLQCETPPELTGYPLLGQAPGQGRNARNILLSACRDGVIIPGMTSQMPDPDGSGMGLDNSDPGLYPQPTTATADPNYVPQISIKLESVSLNTASLLVQIPKPYTKMYILSQYNDTFATEIMSLTKKKEKIPIDKLKPHTNYTYCVASGSKTQRYNHTCLSFTTRAMGPEDLRSNPSTTTHYIMTILGCLFGMVIVLGFVYYCLRRRRIQEEKEKAISVKKTILEMRYGPEAAAAVANDPGAIQRLQEQTHHHHSGGAGGKLPPSASSSTGMLHGSANTSSSRLSTLPQVEKMASAFSEAMGSKSNYMDVRTTGMVGESRDGVLVAGGVGGELVVDMRGVAENGTEAGEDSDDDGRGSASEISTIAKEVDKVNQIINNCIDALKLDASANIVSTADDGNSLSSSQPPCMAPLSRNLLPLSTASSGDQIMASSPKVHPKSQPHPQPHPQPQPQSHPQSHPQLHQQPHPPSMAPVPLVMPLSERPGISGGGFLSPPYRDPPPANAVRPLQRQQSADTAVVKNRCGTPAAVSVKNTRLYSVDIPEQRSDPPKYPTEKGSPAVCGGMGGSGGHGGVGGCGGNGKGNLNGGGVSLNGGGMGCNNGNGSGCGVVGPGQQQHHLEVQPDYHSSEHRHSFPALYYEDGNDSPLPAQKASFLKPLGRTKREATATYSQLSPSRHHNYNSGYSSSPEYSSESTLRIWERFRPYKKNPREEASYIAAGHALRKKVQFAKDEDLHDILDYWKGVSAQQKL is encoded by the exons ATGGCCGCCAGACAGCGTTTGTCCTTCCCGTCTCCCTCCCTGCTCCTTCCCGTCCTCCTTCCTGCACTGCTGCTCCTGCGCCTGCCTGCTGCGGTGAAAGGGGACTGCTGGCTGATAGAGGGGGACAAAGGTTACGTTTGGCTGGCTATCTGCAGTCAGAACCAGCCTCCGTACGAGACCATCCCCCAGCACATCAACAGCACG GTTCATGACCTGAGGCTGAATGAGAACAAACTCAAGGCTGTGCTCTTTACCTCCATGTACCGCTTCACAAACATAACTGATCTCAATCTAACTAAGAATGAGATAAACTACATTGAGGATGGAGCGTTTGCTGGACAGGCAAACCTTCAG GTTCTACAACTAGGCTACAACAAACTGACCAATCTGACTGAAGGAATGTTGAGAGGCCTAGGGCGAATGCAGTGCCTCTTTTTACAACACAACCTCATTGAGGTCATTGCCACCAATGCCTTCTGGGAGTGCCCTAACCTTAACAGCCTGGATTTATCTTCAAATAAATTGGCCCGTCTTGACCCCTCTACCTTCACTTCCCTCAACAGGCTAATGGTTTGTGAACTAGCAGCGAACCCATTCCATTGTGGGTGTGAGCTCTACAGTTTTTTGACTTGGCTAGAGGAGTTCAACAATGTCACCCACACTTACGACCGGCTCCAATGTGAAACGCCACCAGAACTGACAGGGTATCCACTCCTGGGCCAAGCGCCTGGCCAGGGAAGGAATGCTCGGAACATTCTTCTGTCTGCCTGTCGGGACGGTGTGATTATTCCAGGGATGACCTCCCAGATGCCAGATCCAGACGGCTCAGGGATGGGTCTAGACAATTCTGACCCAGGTCTGTACCCTCAGCCAACAACAGCTACTGCGGATCCCAACTATGTTCCTCAGATTTCCATTAAGCTTGAGTCGGTCTCGCTCAACACAGCATCTCTTCTTGTGCAGATTCCAAAACCGTACACTAAAATGTACATCCTCTCCCAGTATAATGATACTTTTGCAACAGAAATTATGTCCCTTacaaagaagaaggagaagattCCCATAGATAAGCTGAAGCCACACACCAATTACACCTATTGTGTGGCTTCCGGAAGTAAAACTCAACGATACAACCATACTTGCCTGTCTTTCACAACACGGGCTATGGGCCCGGAGGACCTTCGTTCTAATCCATCCACAACTACCCACTACATTATGACAATCTTGGGATGTCTGTTTGGTATGGTGATTGTGCTCGGATTTGTCTACTACTGCCTCAGGCGGCGACGCATCcaagaagagaaggagaaggctataagtgtaaagaaaacaattctGGAGATGAG ATATGGTCCAGAGGCAGCTGCAGCAGTGGCCAATGACCCAGGTGCCATTCAACGTCTTCAGGAGCAGACTCATCACCACCAttcaggaggagcaggaggcaAGCTTCCACCATCTGCCTCTTCTAGCACGGGGATGCTCCATGGATCAGCAAACACAAGCTCTTCCCGCCTCTCCACCTTGCCCCAGGTAGAAAAAATGGCCTCTGCCTTCTCTGAGGCAATGGGCAGCAAGAGCAATTACATGGATGTGAGGACAACGGGAATGGTCGGAGAGAGCAGAGACGGAGTACTGGTTGCTGGAGGAGTAGGAGGTGAATTAGTTGTTGATATGCGCGGTGTGGCTGAAAATGGGACGGAGGCTGGGGAAGACTCGGATGATGACGGTCGTGGCTCTGCATCGGAGATTTCCACCATTGCTAAGGAGGTGGACAAAGTGAACCAGATCATTAACAATTGCATCGACGCCCTCAAGCTGGACGCCTCAGCCAATATTGTGTCGACAGCTGACGACGGTAACTCTCTGTCCTCCTCCCAGCCACCTTGCATGGCACCGCTTTCCCGCAATCTCCTGCCACTCTCCACTGCTTCCTCTGGAGATCAGATCATGGCTTCTTCTCCGAAGGTGCATCCAAAGTCTCAGCCACACCCTCAGCCTCATCCTCAGCCGCAACCTCAGTCCCATCCTCAGTCTCACCCACAGCTACATCAGCAGCCTCATCCCCCTTCTATGGCCCCCGTACCCCTGGTCATGCCCCTGTCGGAGCGACCTGGCATCAGTGGAGGTGGGTTCCTTTCCCCACCTTACCGTGACCCACCCCCAGCTAATGCGGTACGGCCCCTTCAGAGGCAGCAGAGTGCTGACACTGCTGTAGTCAAGAATCGTTGTGGTACTCCTGCTGCAGTATCTGTCAAGAACACAAGGCTCTACAGTGTGGATATACCAGAGCAGAGGAGTGATCCACCCAAGTATCCAACAGAGAAGGGGAGTCCTGCCGTTTGTGGTGGGATGGGTGGAAGCGGGGGACATGGTGGTGTAGGAGGCTGTGGTGGAAATGGCAAGGGAAACCTAAATGGTGGTGGGGTGAGTTTAAATGGAGGCGGAATGGGATGTAATAATGGGAATGGAAGTGGATGTGGGGTTGTTGGGCctggacagcagcagcatcacttAGAGGTTCAGCCAGACTACCACAGCTCAGAGCACCGACACTCCTTTCCTGCACTCTACTACGAGGATGGCAATGACTCTCCCTTACCAGCCCAAAAAGCTTCATTCCTCAAGCCACTGGGACGCACCAAAAGGGAGGCCACAGCCACCTACTCCCAGCTCTCTCCTTCTCGTCACCATAACTACAACTCCGGGTACTCCTCCAGTCCGGAGTACTCATCAGAGAGCACGCTGCGCATCTGGGAGAGATTTCGACCGTACAAGAAAAACCCACGCGAGGAAGCCTCCTACATAGCCGCGGGCCACGCATTGCGTAAGAAGGTGCAGTTTGCCAAGGATGAGGATCTTCATGATATTTTGGATTATTGGAAGGGCGTTTCTGCCCAGCAAAAGCTGTGA